A portion of the Bubalus kerabau isolate K-KA32 ecotype Philippines breed swamp buffalo chromosome 1, PCC_UOA_SB_1v2, whole genome shotgun sequence genome contains these proteins:
- the SSBP4 gene encoding single-stranded DNA-binding protein 4 isoform X8, producing the protein MYAKGGKGSAVPSDSQAREKLALYVYEYLLHVGAQKSAQTFLSEIRWEKNITLGEPPGFLHSWWCVFWDLYCAAPDRREACEHSSEAKAFQDYSAAAAPSPVMGSMAPSDAMASGPMAPGFFQPFMSPRFPGGPRPTLRMPSQPPVGLPGSQPLLPGTMEPSPRAQGHSSMGPMQRVTPPRGMTSVGPQVRAGPGDWGASGAAPAKPALTAPLPSQSYGGGGMRPPPNSLAGPGLPTMNMGPGVRGPWASPSGNSGPPGGGGPPGTPIMPSPGDSTNSSENMYTIMNPIGPGAGRANFPLGPGPEGPMAAMSAMEPHHVNGSLGSGDLDGLPKSSPGAVAGLSNTPGTPRDDGEMAAAGTFLHPFPSESYSPGMTMSV; encoded by the exons GCTGGCGTTGTACGTGTATGAGTACCTGCTACACGTCGGTGCCCAGAAGTCAGCCCAGACCTTCCTGTCTGAG ATCCGATGGGAGAAGAACATTACGCTGGGGGAGCCCCCGGGCTTCCTGCATTCCTGGTGGTG CGTGTTCTGGGACTTGTACTGTGCAGCGCCCGACCGCAGAGAGGCGTGTGAGCACTCGAGCGAAGCCAAGGCTTTCCAGGACTAC AGTGCTGCAGCGGCCCCAAGCCCGGTGATGGGGAGCATGGCCCCCAGTGATGCAATGGCATCAGGCCCCATGGCACCCGGCTTCTTCCAG CCCTTCATGTCACCGCGGTTCCCAGGGGGCCCCCGGCCCACCCTGCGGATGCCGAGTCAG CCTCCCGTGGGCCTCCCCggctcccagcccctcctccctggcACCATGGAGCCCTCCCCGCGAGCTCAGG ggCACTCAAGCATGGGCCCCATGCAGAGGGTGACGCCTCCCCGGGGCATGACCAGCGTTGGGCCCCAGGTAAGGGCTGGCCCAGGTGACTGGGGAGCTTCAGGGGCTGCCCCCGCTAAGCCTGCACTCACGGCCCCTTTGCCTTCGCAGAGCTACGGAGGAGGTGGCATGCGGCCCCCACCTAACTCTCTTGCTGGCCCCGGCTTGCCCACCATGAACAT GGGCCCCGGAGTGCGCGGCCCATGGGCCAGCCCTAGTGGCAACTCG GGACCCCCAGGAGGAGGCGGGCCCCCTGGAACCCCTATCATGCCTAGCCCTGGAG ACTCCACCAACTCTAGCGAGAACATGTACACCATCATGAACCCCATCGGGCCGGGCGCCGGCAGGGCTAAT TTCCCGCTTGGCCCTGGTCCGGAGGGCCCCATGGCCGCCATGAGCGCGATGGAGCCTCACCACGTAAACGGATCCCTGG GCTCGGGCGATCTGGACGGGTTGCCGAAG AGCTCCCCCGGCGCCGTGGCCGGCCTGAGCAACACCCCGGGCACCCCGCGGGACGACGGCGAGATGGCGGCCGCCGGGACCTTCCTGCACCCGTTCCCGAGCGAAAGC TACTCCCCCGGGATGACCATGAGCGTGTGA
- the SSBP4 gene encoding single-stranded DNA-binding protein 4 isoform X7, with amino-acid sequence MYAKGGKGSAVPSDSQAREKLALYVYEYLLHVGAQKSAQTFLSEIRWEKNITLGEPPGFLHSWWCVFWDLYCAAPDRREACEHSSEAKAFQDYSAAAAPSPVMGSMAPSDAMASGPMAPGFFQGPPGSQPSPHNPNAPMMGPHVQPFMSPRFPGGPRPTLRMPSQPPVGLPGSQPLLPGTMEPSPRAQGHSSMGPMQRVTPPRGMTSVGPQSYGGGGMRPPPNSLAGPGLPTMNMGPGVRGPWASPSGNSIPYSSSSPGSYSGPPGGGGPPGTPIMPSPGDSTNSSENMYTIMNPIGPGAGRANFPLGPGPEGPMAAMSAMEPHHVNGSLGSGDLDGLPKSSPGAVAGLSNTPGTPRDDGEMAAAGTFLHPFPSESYSPGMTMSV; translated from the exons GCTGGCGTTGTACGTGTATGAGTACCTGCTACACGTCGGTGCCCAGAAGTCAGCCCAGACCTTCCTGTCTGAG ATCCGATGGGAGAAGAACATTACGCTGGGGGAGCCCCCGGGCTTCCTGCATTCCTGGTGGTG CGTGTTCTGGGACTTGTACTGTGCAGCGCCCGACCGCAGAGAGGCGTGTGAGCACTCGAGCGAAGCCAAGGCTTTCCAGGACTAC AGTGCTGCAGCGGCCCCAAGCCCGGTGATGGGGAGCATGGCCCCCAGTGATGCAATGGCATCAGGCCCCATGGCACCCGGCTTCTTCCAG GGCCCCCCCGGCTCCCAGCCTTCCCCCCACAACCCCAACGCCCCCATGATGGGGCCTCATGTTCAG CCCTTCATGTCACCGCGGTTCCCAGGGGGCCCCCGGCCCACCCTGCGGATGCCGAGTCAG CCTCCCGTGGGCCTCCCCggctcccagcccctcctccctggcACCATGGAGCCCTCCCCGCGAGCTCAGG ggCACTCAAGCATGGGCCCCATGCAGAGGGTGACGCCTCCCCGGGGCATGACCAGCGTTGGGCCCCAG AGCTACGGAGGAGGTGGCATGCGGCCCCCACCTAACTCTCTTGCTGGCCCCGGCTTGCCCACCATGAACAT GGGCCCCGGAGTGCGCGGCCCATGGGCCAGCCCTAGTGGCAACTCG ATCCCctactcctcctcctcccctggcaGCTACTCG GGACCCCCAGGAGGAGGCGGGCCCCCTGGAACCCCTATCATGCCTAGCCCTGGAG ACTCCACCAACTCTAGCGAGAACATGTACACCATCATGAACCCCATCGGGCCGGGCGCCGGCAGGGCTAAT TTCCCGCTTGGCCCTGGTCCGGAGGGCCCCATGGCCGCCATGAGCGCGATGGAGCCTCACCACGTAAACGGATCCCTGG GCTCGGGCGATCTGGACGGGTTGCCGAAG AGCTCCCCCGGCGCCGTGGCCGGCCTGAGCAACACCCCGGGCACCCCGCGGGACGACGGCGAGATGGCGGCCGCCGGGACCTTCCTGCACCCGTTCCCGAGCGAAAGC TACTCCCCCGGGATGACCATGAGCGTGTGA
- the SSBP4 gene encoding single-stranded DNA-binding protein 4 isoform X5: MYAKGGKGSAVPSDSQAREKLALYVYEYLLHVGAQKSAQTFLSEIRWEKNITLGEPPGFLHSWWCVFWDLYCAAPDRREACEHSSEAKAFQDYSAAAAPSPVMGSMAPSDAMASGPMAPGFFQPFMSPRFPGGPRPTLRMPSQPPVGLPGSQPLLPGTMEPSPRAQGHSSMGPMQRVTPPRGMTSVGPQVRAGPGDWGASGAAPAKPALTAPLPSQSYGGGGMRPPPNSLAGPGLPTMNMGPGVRGPWASPSGNSIPYSSSSPGSYSGPPGGGGPPGTPIMPSPGDSTNSSENMYTIMNPIGPGAGRANFPLGPGPEGPMAAMSAMEPHHVNGSLGSGDLDGLPKSSPGAVAGLSNTPGTPRDDGEMAAAGTFLHPFPSESYSPGMTMSV; the protein is encoded by the exons GCTGGCGTTGTACGTGTATGAGTACCTGCTACACGTCGGTGCCCAGAAGTCAGCCCAGACCTTCCTGTCTGAG ATCCGATGGGAGAAGAACATTACGCTGGGGGAGCCCCCGGGCTTCCTGCATTCCTGGTGGTG CGTGTTCTGGGACTTGTACTGTGCAGCGCCCGACCGCAGAGAGGCGTGTGAGCACTCGAGCGAAGCCAAGGCTTTCCAGGACTAC AGTGCTGCAGCGGCCCCAAGCCCGGTGATGGGGAGCATGGCCCCCAGTGATGCAATGGCATCAGGCCCCATGGCACCCGGCTTCTTCCAG CCCTTCATGTCACCGCGGTTCCCAGGGGGCCCCCGGCCCACCCTGCGGATGCCGAGTCAG CCTCCCGTGGGCCTCCCCggctcccagcccctcctccctggcACCATGGAGCCCTCCCCGCGAGCTCAGG ggCACTCAAGCATGGGCCCCATGCAGAGGGTGACGCCTCCCCGGGGCATGACCAGCGTTGGGCCCCAGGTAAGGGCTGGCCCAGGTGACTGGGGAGCTTCAGGGGCTGCCCCCGCTAAGCCTGCACTCACGGCCCCTTTGCCTTCGCAGAGCTACGGAGGAGGTGGCATGCGGCCCCCACCTAACTCTCTTGCTGGCCCCGGCTTGCCCACCATGAACAT GGGCCCCGGAGTGCGCGGCCCATGGGCCAGCCCTAGTGGCAACTCG ATCCCctactcctcctcctcccctggcaGCTACTCG GGACCCCCAGGAGGAGGCGGGCCCCCTGGAACCCCTATCATGCCTAGCCCTGGAG ACTCCACCAACTCTAGCGAGAACATGTACACCATCATGAACCCCATCGGGCCGGGCGCCGGCAGGGCTAAT TTCCCGCTTGGCCCTGGTCCGGAGGGCCCCATGGCCGCCATGAGCGCGATGGAGCCTCACCACGTAAACGGATCCCTGG GCTCGGGCGATCTGGACGGGTTGCCGAAG AGCTCCCCCGGCGCCGTGGCCGGCCTGAGCAACACCCCGGGCACCCCGCGGGACGACGGCGAGATGGCGGCCGCCGGGACCTTCCTGCACCCGTTCCCGAGCGAAAGC TACTCCCCCGGGATGACCATGAGCGTGTGA
- the SSBP4 gene encoding single-stranded DNA-binding protein 4 isoform X2, giving the protein MYAKGGKGSAVPSDSQAREKLALYVYEYLLHVGAQKSAQTFLSEIRWEKNITLGEPPGFLHSWWCVFWDLYCAAPDRREACEHSSEAKAFQDYSAAAAPSPVMGSMAPSDAMASGPMAPGFFQGPPGSQPSPHNPNAPMMGPHVQPFMSPRFPGGPRPTLRMPSQPPVGLPGSQPLLPGTMEPSPRAQGHSSMGPMQRVTPPRGMTSVGPQVRAGPGDWGASGAAPAKPALTAPLPSQSYGGGGMRPPPNSLAGPGLPTMNMGPGVRGPWASPSGNSIPYSSSSPGSYSGPPGGGGPPGTPIMPSPGDSTNSSENMYTIMNPIGPGAGRANFPLGPGPEGPMAAMSAMEPHHVNGSLGSGDLDGLPKSSPGAVAGLSNTPGTPRDDGEMAAAGTFLHPFPSESYSPGMTMSV; this is encoded by the exons GCTGGCGTTGTACGTGTATGAGTACCTGCTACACGTCGGTGCCCAGAAGTCAGCCCAGACCTTCCTGTCTGAG ATCCGATGGGAGAAGAACATTACGCTGGGGGAGCCCCCGGGCTTCCTGCATTCCTGGTGGTG CGTGTTCTGGGACTTGTACTGTGCAGCGCCCGACCGCAGAGAGGCGTGTGAGCACTCGAGCGAAGCCAAGGCTTTCCAGGACTAC AGTGCTGCAGCGGCCCCAAGCCCGGTGATGGGGAGCATGGCCCCCAGTGATGCAATGGCATCAGGCCCCATGGCACCCGGCTTCTTCCAG GGCCCCCCCGGCTCCCAGCCTTCCCCCCACAACCCCAACGCCCCCATGATGGGGCCTCATGTTCAG CCCTTCATGTCACCGCGGTTCCCAGGGGGCCCCCGGCCCACCCTGCGGATGCCGAGTCAG CCTCCCGTGGGCCTCCCCggctcccagcccctcctccctggcACCATGGAGCCCTCCCCGCGAGCTCAGG ggCACTCAAGCATGGGCCCCATGCAGAGGGTGACGCCTCCCCGGGGCATGACCAGCGTTGGGCCCCAGGTAAGGGCTGGCCCAGGTGACTGGGGAGCTTCAGGGGCTGCCCCCGCTAAGCCTGCACTCACGGCCCCTTTGCCTTCGCAGAGCTACGGAGGAGGTGGCATGCGGCCCCCACCTAACTCTCTTGCTGGCCCCGGCTTGCCCACCATGAACAT GGGCCCCGGAGTGCGCGGCCCATGGGCCAGCCCTAGTGGCAACTCG ATCCCctactcctcctcctcccctggcaGCTACTCG GGACCCCCAGGAGGAGGCGGGCCCCCTGGAACCCCTATCATGCCTAGCCCTGGAG ACTCCACCAACTCTAGCGAGAACATGTACACCATCATGAACCCCATCGGGCCGGGCGCCGGCAGGGCTAAT TTCCCGCTTGGCCCTGGTCCGGAGGGCCCCATGGCCGCCATGAGCGCGATGGAGCCTCACCACGTAAACGGATCCCTGG GCTCGGGCGATCTGGACGGGTTGCCGAAG AGCTCCCCCGGCGCCGTGGCCGGCCTGAGCAACACCCCGGGCACCCCGCGGGACGACGGCGAGATGGCGGCCGCCGGGACCTTCCTGCACCCGTTCCCGAGCGAAAGC TACTCCCCCGGGATGACCATGAGCGTGTGA
- the SSBP4 gene encoding single-stranded DNA-binding protein 4 isoform X10, with protein sequence MYAKGGKGSAVPSDSQAREKLALYVYEYLLHVGAQKSAQTFLSEIRWEKNITLGEPPGFLHSWWCVFWDLYCAAPDRREACEHSSEAKAFQDYSAAAAPSPVMGSMAPSDAMASGPMAPGFFQGPPGSQPSPHNPNAPMMGPHVQPFMSPRFPGGPRPTLRMPSQPPVGLPGSQPLLPGTMEPSPRAQGHSSMGPMQRVTPPRGMTSVGPQSYGGGGMRPPPNSLAGPGLPTMNMGPGVRGPWASPSGNSGPPGGGGPPGTPIMPSPGDSTNSSENMYTIMNPIGPGAGRANFPLGPGPEGPMAAMSAMEPHHVNGSLGSGDLDGLPKSSPGAVAGLSNTPGTPRDDGEMAAAGTFLHPFPSESYSPGMTMSV encoded by the exons GCTGGCGTTGTACGTGTATGAGTACCTGCTACACGTCGGTGCCCAGAAGTCAGCCCAGACCTTCCTGTCTGAG ATCCGATGGGAGAAGAACATTACGCTGGGGGAGCCCCCGGGCTTCCTGCATTCCTGGTGGTG CGTGTTCTGGGACTTGTACTGTGCAGCGCCCGACCGCAGAGAGGCGTGTGAGCACTCGAGCGAAGCCAAGGCTTTCCAGGACTAC AGTGCTGCAGCGGCCCCAAGCCCGGTGATGGGGAGCATGGCCCCCAGTGATGCAATGGCATCAGGCCCCATGGCACCCGGCTTCTTCCAG GGCCCCCCCGGCTCCCAGCCTTCCCCCCACAACCCCAACGCCCCCATGATGGGGCCTCATGTTCAG CCCTTCATGTCACCGCGGTTCCCAGGGGGCCCCCGGCCCACCCTGCGGATGCCGAGTCAG CCTCCCGTGGGCCTCCCCggctcccagcccctcctccctggcACCATGGAGCCCTCCCCGCGAGCTCAGG ggCACTCAAGCATGGGCCCCATGCAGAGGGTGACGCCTCCCCGGGGCATGACCAGCGTTGGGCCCCAG AGCTACGGAGGAGGTGGCATGCGGCCCCCACCTAACTCTCTTGCTGGCCCCGGCTTGCCCACCATGAACAT GGGCCCCGGAGTGCGCGGCCCATGGGCCAGCCCTAGTGGCAACTCG GGACCCCCAGGAGGAGGCGGGCCCCCTGGAACCCCTATCATGCCTAGCCCTGGAG ACTCCACCAACTCTAGCGAGAACATGTACACCATCATGAACCCCATCGGGCCGGGCGCCGGCAGGGCTAAT TTCCCGCTTGGCCCTGGTCCGGAGGGCCCCATGGCCGCCATGAGCGCGATGGAGCCTCACCACGTAAACGGATCCCTGG GCTCGGGCGATCTGGACGGGTTGCCGAAG AGCTCCCCCGGCGCCGTGGCCGGCCTGAGCAACACCCCGGGCACCCCGCGGGACGACGGCGAGATGGCGGCCGCCGGGACCTTCCTGCACCCGTTCCCGAGCGAAAGC TACTCCCCCGGGATGACCATGAGCGTGTGA
- the SSBP4 gene encoding single-stranded DNA-binding protein 4 isoform X11, whose product MYAKGGKGSAVPSDSQAREKLALYVYEYLLHVGAQKSAQTFLSEIRWEKNITLGEPPGFLHSWWCVFWDLYCAAPDRREACEHSSEAKAFQDYSAAAAPSPVMGSMAPSDAMASGPMAPGFFQPFMSPRFPGGPRPTLRMPSQPPVGLPGSQPLLPGTMEPSPRAQGHSSMGPMQRVTPPRGMTSVGPQSYGGGGMRPPPNSLAGPGLPTMNMGPGVRGPWASPSGNSIPYSSSSPGSYSGPPGGGGPPGTPIMPSPGDSTNSSENMYTIMNPIGPGAGRANFPLGPGPEGPMAAMSAMEPHHVNGSLGSGDLDGLPKSSPGAVAGLSNTPGTPRDDGEMAAAGTFLHPFPSESYSPGMTMSV is encoded by the exons GCTGGCGTTGTACGTGTATGAGTACCTGCTACACGTCGGTGCCCAGAAGTCAGCCCAGACCTTCCTGTCTGAG ATCCGATGGGAGAAGAACATTACGCTGGGGGAGCCCCCGGGCTTCCTGCATTCCTGGTGGTG CGTGTTCTGGGACTTGTACTGTGCAGCGCCCGACCGCAGAGAGGCGTGTGAGCACTCGAGCGAAGCCAAGGCTTTCCAGGACTAC AGTGCTGCAGCGGCCCCAAGCCCGGTGATGGGGAGCATGGCCCCCAGTGATGCAATGGCATCAGGCCCCATGGCACCCGGCTTCTTCCAG CCCTTCATGTCACCGCGGTTCCCAGGGGGCCCCCGGCCCACCCTGCGGATGCCGAGTCAG CCTCCCGTGGGCCTCCCCggctcccagcccctcctccctggcACCATGGAGCCCTCCCCGCGAGCTCAGG ggCACTCAAGCATGGGCCCCATGCAGAGGGTGACGCCTCCCCGGGGCATGACCAGCGTTGGGCCCCAG AGCTACGGAGGAGGTGGCATGCGGCCCCCACCTAACTCTCTTGCTGGCCCCGGCTTGCCCACCATGAACAT GGGCCCCGGAGTGCGCGGCCCATGGGCCAGCCCTAGTGGCAACTCG ATCCCctactcctcctcctcccctggcaGCTACTCG GGACCCCCAGGAGGAGGCGGGCCCCCTGGAACCCCTATCATGCCTAGCCCTGGAG ACTCCACCAACTCTAGCGAGAACATGTACACCATCATGAACCCCATCGGGCCGGGCGCCGGCAGGGCTAAT TTCCCGCTTGGCCCTGGTCCGGAGGGCCCCATGGCCGCCATGAGCGCGATGGAGCCTCACCACGTAAACGGATCCCTGG GCTCGGGCGATCTGGACGGGTTGCCGAAG AGCTCCCCCGGCGCCGTGGCCGGCCTGAGCAACACCCCGGGCACCCCGCGGGACGACGGCGAGATGGCGGCCGCCGGGACCTTCCTGCACCCGTTCCCGAGCGAAAGC TACTCCCCCGGGATGACCATGAGCGTGTGA
- the SSBP4 gene encoding single-stranded DNA-binding protein 4 isoform X9 produces MYAKGGKGSAVPSDSQAREKLALYVYEYLLHVGAQKSAQTFLSEIRWEKNITLGEPPGFLHSWWCVFWDLYCAAPDRREACEHSSEAKAFQDYSAAAAPSPVMGSMAPSDAMASGPMAPGFFQPFMSPRFPGGPRPTLRMPSQPPVGLPGSQPLLPGTMEPSPRAQGHSSMGPMQRVTPPRGMTSVGPQSYGGGGMRPPPNSLAGPGLPTMNMGPGVRGPWASPSGNSGPPGGGGPPGTPIMPSPGDSTNSSENMYTIMNPIGPGAGRANFPLGPGPEGPMAAMSAMEPHHVNGSLGSGDLDGLPKSSPGAVAGLSNTPGTPRDDGEMAAAGTFLHPFPSESVSDCVDSPPAAASGRRGLAGRPRRGGRGARARP; encoded by the exons GCTGGCGTTGTACGTGTATGAGTACCTGCTACACGTCGGTGCCCAGAAGTCAGCCCAGACCTTCCTGTCTGAG ATCCGATGGGAGAAGAACATTACGCTGGGGGAGCCCCCGGGCTTCCTGCATTCCTGGTGGTG CGTGTTCTGGGACTTGTACTGTGCAGCGCCCGACCGCAGAGAGGCGTGTGAGCACTCGAGCGAAGCCAAGGCTTTCCAGGACTAC AGTGCTGCAGCGGCCCCAAGCCCGGTGATGGGGAGCATGGCCCCCAGTGATGCAATGGCATCAGGCCCCATGGCACCCGGCTTCTTCCAG CCCTTCATGTCACCGCGGTTCCCAGGGGGCCCCCGGCCCACCCTGCGGATGCCGAGTCAG CCTCCCGTGGGCCTCCCCggctcccagcccctcctccctggcACCATGGAGCCCTCCCCGCGAGCTCAGG ggCACTCAAGCATGGGCCCCATGCAGAGGGTGACGCCTCCCCGGGGCATGACCAGCGTTGGGCCCCAG AGCTACGGAGGAGGTGGCATGCGGCCCCCACCTAACTCTCTTGCTGGCCCCGGCTTGCCCACCATGAACAT GGGCCCCGGAGTGCGCGGCCCATGGGCCAGCCCTAGTGGCAACTCG GGACCCCCAGGAGGAGGCGGGCCCCCTGGAACCCCTATCATGCCTAGCCCTGGAG ACTCCACCAACTCTAGCGAGAACATGTACACCATCATGAACCCCATCGGGCCGGGCGCCGGCAGGGCTAAT TTCCCGCTTGGCCCTGGTCCGGAGGGCCCCATGGCCGCCATGAGCGCGATGGAGCCTCACCACGTAAACGGATCCCTGG GCTCGGGCGATCTGGACGGGTTGCCGAAG AGCTCCCCCGGCGCCGTGGCCGGCCTGAGCAACACCCCGGGCACCCCGCGGGACGACGGCGAGATGGCGGCCGCCGGGACCTTCCTGCACCCGTTCCCGAGCGAAAGCGTAAGCGACTGCGTCGACTCCCCCCCCGCGGCGGCGTCGGGccggaggggcctggcgggcagACCCCGGCGGGGCGGCCGGGGGGCCAGAGCAAGACCGTGA
- the SSBP4 gene encoding single-stranded DNA-binding protein 4 isoform X3, with amino-acid sequence MYAKGGKGSAVPSDSQAREKLALYVYEYLLHVGAQKSAQTFLSEIRWEKNITLGEPPGFLHSWWCVFWDLYCAAPDRREACEHSSEAKAFQDYSAAAAPSPVMGSMAPSDAMASGPMAPGFFQGPPGSQPSPHNPNAPMMGPHVQPFMSPRFPGGPRPTLRMPSQPPVGLPGSQPLLPGTMEPSPRAQGHSSMGPMQRVTPPRGMTSVGPQSYGGGGMRPPPNSLAGPGLPTMNMGPGVRGPWASPSGNSIPYSSSSPGSYSGPPGGGGPPGTPIMPSPGDSTNSSENMYTIMNPIGPGAGRANFPLGPGPEGPMAAMSAMEPHHVNGSLGSGDLDGLPKSSPGAVAGLSNTPGTPRDDGEMAAAGTFLHPFPSESVSDCVDSPPAAASGRRGLAGRPRRGGRGARARP; translated from the exons GCTGGCGTTGTACGTGTATGAGTACCTGCTACACGTCGGTGCCCAGAAGTCAGCCCAGACCTTCCTGTCTGAG ATCCGATGGGAGAAGAACATTACGCTGGGGGAGCCCCCGGGCTTCCTGCATTCCTGGTGGTG CGTGTTCTGGGACTTGTACTGTGCAGCGCCCGACCGCAGAGAGGCGTGTGAGCACTCGAGCGAAGCCAAGGCTTTCCAGGACTAC AGTGCTGCAGCGGCCCCAAGCCCGGTGATGGGGAGCATGGCCCCCAGTGATGCAATGGCATCAGGCCCCATGGCACCCGGCTTCTTCCAG GGCCCCCCCGGCTCCCAGCCTTCCCCCCACAACCCCAACGCCCCCATGATGGGGCCTCATGTTCAG CCCTTCATGTCACCGCGGTTCCCAGGGGGCCCCCGGCCCACCCTGCGGATGCCGAGTCAG CCTCCCGTGGGCCTCCCCggctcccagcccctcctccctggcACCATGGAGCCCTCCCCGCGAGCTCAGG ggCACTCAAGCATGGGCCCCATGCAGAGGGTGACGCCTCCCCGGGGCATGACCAGCGTTGGGCCCCAG AGCTACGGAGGAGGTGGCATGCGGCCCCCACCTAACTCTCTTGCTGGCCCCGGCTTGCCCACCATGAACAT GGGCCCCGGAGTGCGCGGCCCATGGGCCAGCCCTAGTGGCAACTCG ATCCCctactcctcctcctcccctggcaGCTACTCG GGACCCCCAGGAGGAGGCGGGCCCCCTGGAACCCCTATCATGCCTAGCCCTGGAG ACTCCACCAACTCTAGCGAGAACATGTACACCATCATGAACCCCATCGGGCCGGGCGCCGGCAGGGCTAAT TTCCCGCTTGGCCCTGGTCCGGAGGGCCCCATGGCCGCCATGAGCGCGATGGAGCCTCACCACGTAAACGGATCCCTGG GCTCGGGCGATCTGGACGGGTTGCCGAAG AGCTCCCCCGGCGCCGTGGCCGGCCTGAGCAACACCCCGGGCACCCCGCGGGACGACGGCGAGATGGCGGCCGCCGGGACCTTCCTGCACCCGTTCCCGAGCGAAAGCGTAAGCGACTGCGTCGACTCCCCCCCCGCGGCGGCGTCGGGccggaggggcctggcgggcagACCCCGGCGGGGCGGCCGGGGGGCCAGAGCAAGACCGTGA
- the SSBP4 gene encoding single-stranded DNA-binding protein 4 isoform X4 codes for MYAKGGKGSAVPSDSQAREKLALYVYEYLLHVGAQKSAQTFLSEIRWEKNITLGEPPGFLHSWWCVFWDLYCAAPDRREACEHSSEAKAFQDYSAAAAPSPVMGSMAPSDAMASGPMAPGFFQGPPGSQPSPHNPNAPMMGPHVQPFMSPRFPGGPRPTLRMPSQPPVGLPGSQPLLPGTMEPSPRAQGHSSMGPMQRVTPPRGMTSVGPQSYGGGGMRPPPNSLAGPGLPTMNMGPGVRGPWASPSGNSGPPGGGGPPGTPIMPSPGDSTNSSENMYTIMNPIGPGAGRANFPLGPGPEGPMAAMSAMEPHHVNGSLGSGDLDGLPKSSPGAVAGLSNTPGTPRDDGEMAAAGTFLHPFPSESVSDCVDSPPAAASGRRGLAGRPRRGGRGARARP; via the exons GCTGGCGTTGTACGTGTATGAGTACCTGCTACACGTCGGTGCCCAGAAGTCAGCCCAGACCTTCCTGTCTGAG ATCCGATGGGAGAAGAACATTACGCTGGGGGAGCCCCCGGGCTTCCTGCATTCCTGGTGGTG CGTGTTCTGGGACTTGTACTGTGCAGCGCCCGACCGCAGAGAGGCGTGTGAGCACTCGAGCGAAGCCAAGGCTTTCCAGGACTAC AGTGCTGCAGCGGCCCCAAGCCCGGTGATGGGGAGCATGGCCCCCAGTGATGCAATGGCATCAGGCCCCATGGCACCCGGCTTCTTCCAG GGCCCCCCCGGCTCCCAGCCTTCCCCCCACAACCCCAACGCCCCCATGATGGGGCCTCATGTTCAG CCCTTCATGTCACCGCGGTTCCCAGGGGGCCCCCGGCCCACCCTGCGGATGCCGAGTCAG CCTCCCGTGGGCCTCCCCggctcccagcccctcctccctggcACCATGGAGCCCTCCCCGCGAGCTCAGG ggCACTCAAGCATGGGCCCCATGCAGAGGGTGACGCCTCCCCGGGGCATGACCAGCGTTGGGCCCCAG AGCTACGGAGGAGGTGGCATGCGGCCCCCACCTAACTCTCTTGCTGGCCCCGGCTTGCCCACCATGAACAT GGGCCCCGGAGTGCGCGGCCCATGGGCCAGCCCTAGTGGCAACTCG GGACCCCCAGGAGGAGGCGGGCCCCCTGGAACCCCTATCATGCCTAGCCCTGGAG ACTCCACCAACTCTAGCGAGAACATGTACACCATCATGAACCCCATCGGGCCGGGCGCCGGCAGGGCTAAT TTCCCGCTTGGCCCTGGTCCGGAGGGCCCCATGGCCGCCATGAGCGCGATGGAGCCTCACCACGTAAACGGATCCCTGG GCTCGGGCGATCTGGACGGGTTGCCGAAG AGCTCCCCCGGCGCCGTGGCCGGCCTGAGCAACACCCCGGGCACCCCGCGGGACGACGGCGAGATGGCGGCCGCCGGGACCTTCCTGCACCCGTTCCCGAGCGAAAGCGTAAGCGACTGCGTCGACTCCCCCCCCGCGGCGGCGTCGGGccggaggggcctggcgggcagACCCCGGCGGGGCGGCCGGGGGGCCAGAGCAAGACCGTGA